From the Achromobacter xylosoxidans A8 genome, the window GCCGGTCCAGGCCCAGTCGGCGGGCGACCAGAACACGTCGGCGGGCTTGGGGAACCAGTCCTGGGAGGCCACGAAGCCCGGCAGGTTGCCGATCAGCACGCTATGCGGCAGCAGCGCGCCCTTGGGGGCGCCGGTGGTGCCGGAGGTATAGAGCAGGATGGCCGGATCCGAGGAGCGGGTCTGGACCATCTTGAATTCGCTGGGCTGGCGCGCCAGCAGGCTGCGCCAGGGCAATACGCGCTCGTCGGCGAAGCCGATGCCGATGATCTGCTGCAGATTGGGACAGTTGTCGCTCACGGCCAGCAGATTGGCGCTGGACGCGTAATCCACGATGGCGACGCGGGTTTCGGAATCGCGCAGGCGGCTTTCCAGGGCTTCCGGGCCGAACAGGGCGGACAGCGGCAGCACCACCGCGCCGACGCTGTAGATGGCCATATGGGCCACCACGGTTTCGGGGCGTTGTCCCAGCACCACACCGACCCGGTCGCCGCGGCCCACGCCCATTTTCACCAGGCCGTTGGCTAGCTGATTGGCCGCTTCCGCCAGGCGGGCATAGGTCCAGACCTCGCGGTTGCCGGATTCATCTTCGTAGTAGATGGCAATGCGCCGCGCATCCGGACTGCTGGATGCCCAGCGGTGGCAGCACGCTTCCGCGATGTTGAACTGGGTGGGTACCAGCCAGCGGAATGTTTGGTAGAGCGCCTGATATTGGTCGTTCATGGCCCTATGTTGTAAGCATGTTGCAGCGTGAACGGGTCAAGTTCGCCCGTTGCCCCAGATGCAAGCATGACCTAGAGGGCCGTGAACTGCAACATCCCCGTTGCGTAACGGGGACGCATACGGGTTATCACGGGTGTTTGCCTTGGCGGCGCAGCGCGGATGGCAGGGCCGGCAGCGTCAGCGAGCGGGGCGGACGGGCGCCGGGGTCGGCCTCGCGTTCCGCCGTGATGGCGGCCCAGTCCAGCAGCTGGAGTTGGCCGTCGTGGGTCTCCGCCAAGGCAGAGAGGCTCTCCACCCAGTCGCCGTCGTTGCAGTAGAGGATTTCGCCCACGTAGCGCAGTTCGGCCTTGTGGATATGGCCGCAGACCACGCCGTCCAGCCCTCGGCGCCGGGCTTCGCCCGCCAGCGCTTCCTCGAAGTCGGTGATGAAGGACACGGCGTTCTTGACCTTGTGCTTCAGGTATTGCGACAGGGACCAGTAATGCAGTCCCAGGCGATGGCGCAGCCGGTTGAAATGATGGTTGATCCACAGCGCCAGCTGGTAGAGCCCGTCGCCCAGGTGCGCCAGCCAGCGGCTGTGCTGGATCACGCCGTCGAATTGGTCGCCGTGCAGCACCAGCAGGCGCTGTCCCTTGGCGGTGACGTGCACGTCCTCGTCCAGGATTTCGATGTCGCCGAAGGCGTAGCCGGCGAACTCGCGCGCGAATTCGTCGTGATTGCCCGGGATGAACACGACCCGGGTGCCATTGCGGGCCTTGCGCAGGATGCGCTGGATGACGTCGTTGTGCGCCCGGGGCCAGTGCCAGTGCTTGCGCAACTGCCAGCCGTCGACGATGTCCCCCACCAGGTAAAGCGTGTCGGAATCGTTGTGGTCGAGGAAGTCGAGGAGGAATTCCGCCTTGCACCCGGCGGTACCCAGGTGAATATCGGAAATCCAGAGGGCGCGCCAGTGCGCGGGGCGGATCTCGTTCACGGTAGCTTTCCCAGGGGCTGTGCTCATGCCTGGGAATGAAACCATCCGGCGATGACCGGAACATGAACGCCATGTGACGCTGTTGTGACGACCTGAGGTCGCCCGGTGCGGCGGCGCACGGCGGCAGGCCGTGCGCTGGACTTCGGGAGGTGAGCGGCCGGAGCCGCTTTCATGGCCGGCGGTCAGGGCTGCTGCTGGTTGGCCTTCTTGGCGCGCAGGCGCTTCCACAGGCCGCCGCCCAGCGCGGCCGCGGCCAGCACGCCGACCTTGGCGAACTTTGCCAGGAAGGCGGCGATCACGGCGAACAGGCCCAGCTTCTTGGCGGCCACGCCAGCCACCAGGGCGGCCAGGCCATATTCGGCAACCTTGTCGGTCGACGAGTTGAAGTCGGCGTAGCGCTTGCCTTCGACGTAATCCAGCTTGTCCAGCAGGGTCAGCACGGCCGTCTTGTCCTTGGGCACCATGCTCTTCTGCGTGATCAGGTCCAGCGTGATGTAGCCGTCGCGGCCCAGCGCGTAGGTGTTGTAGTTGACGGTGGGGTTTTCGGTGGCGCTTTCGCCCTTGTGCTTGACGGCGACCGACCAGACCAGGCGCTGCGTATTGCTGTCGTACTTCGGCGCTTCGACCCAGCCGTCCATGATCAGCTCGGGGAAACCGCGCTGCTTGCGCTCTTCATTGGACTGCTCGGTGCCTTCGCGCAGGCTGTCCAGCAATTCGTTGACGTTCCAGTTCTTGGCGTCGTCGTCCTTGATGTAGCCGGCCTTGTCGAAATTGACAGTGATGACCCAGTCGTCATCGTCGCTCTTGGGCATCACCACGCCGAGCAGGGAAGGATCCTTGCCATTGCCGTAGGCGGCCATCAGCCGGTCGGCCTGCAGGCGCGGCACGAAGAACATGGTTTCGGGCAGATGGACGATTGCCTGGTCGCCCAGCTTGACGTCGGCCGGCCCTTCCTGGGCCGCGGCAAAGGCGGCTTTCGTGGCTGCTTCGATTTCCTGCTGGGCGGCCGCGTTCTGCGCAAGGGCGCCGGCGGGCAGCAGGAACAGGGCGCTGGCGGCAGCCAGCGCAACACGGGAAAGAAAAGCGCGCATGATGGTTCGGGGCGTCTGAAAAAAAAGGGGCCCCATTGTCTTTGCGGTCGACTTTCAACTTTCTGAAAGCAAACCGCCAAATCGCCGCATGATGTTGCTGTTTGTCGCAGGATGTGTGCGACACGCCCATCGGCGCGCCGGGATCCCGGTCTATCGGGCCTTTTTGCGCTGCGGCGCGTTGCGCAGCCGGGTGCCGAGGATGCGGTCGTGCAGGAACTGCCCGTCGGGGTCGAACCAGGACCAGATGAAGATCGTGAAAGGCGCGGCGACGATGAACATGTCCATCGAGGGCCAGCCGGTAGCGCTGGCGGCCGCCCAGACGGCTGCCGCGCCGACCAGCACCAGGGGCCAGACCAGGACATAGCGCAGCATCAGCCGGGCAGTCGAGGGGGTATTGCCGTCGCGGTCGACCAGGCGGATGTTCCAGGTCTTCATGGGCAGCGTCTGGCCGCGGCGGCGCCAGCACAGCACGAAATACGCGCCGATGGCGACGAACAGCCAAGCCTGCCGGGCGCCGCGCAATTCCAGCGCGTTCTTGCTCTGGGTCAGCGTATCCAGCAGGTAGCCCGCCAGGAAGACCACGCCAAACAGCAGCACGGCTTCGTACATCATGCAGGCGAACCGGCGCAGCCGGTTGGGAGTCTGGTCGAGGAGGGCGTCGGTCGTCATGGGTCGCTATTATCCGACAAAGCCGGGTTTTGGCGACCTGGCCTGTGCGCTTGCGGCGACTTTCGCAGGATGTCTTGCCGGGGGCGTTCCAGGCAAAAAAAAACCCGTCGGTAAGGGCGGGTCTTAAAAGGGGCTGTGCAGCCCCCAAGGGGAAAACTGTTCAGGCCATGAGCCTGGGCCTTGCTCAGGCGGCGGAGTGCGCGTTCTTGGCGCTCGTCTTGCCAGCCAGGGCACGGATGCCGTGGGCCAGC encodes:
- a CDS encoding UDP-2,3-diacylglucosamine diphosphatase → MVSFPGMSTAPGKATVNEIRPAHWRALWISDIHLGTAGCKAEFLLDFLDHNDSDTLYLVGDIVDGWQLRKHWHWPRAHNDVIQRILRKARNGTRVVFIPGNHDEFAREFAGYAFGDIEILDEDVHVTAKGQRLLVLHGDQFDGVIQHSRWLAHLGDGLYQLALWINHHFNRLRHRLGLHYWSLSQYLKHKVKNAVSFITDFEEALAGEARRRGLDGVVCGHIHKAELRYVGEILYCNDGDWVESLSALAETHDGQLQLLDWAAITAEREADPGARPPRSLTLPALPSALRRQGKHP
- a CDS encoding DUF2167 domain-containing protein — translated: MRAFLSRVALAAASALFLLPAGALAQNAAAQQEIEAATKAAFAAAQEGPADVKLGDQAIVHLPETMFFVPRLQADRLMAAYGNGKDPSLLGVVMPKSDDDDWVITVNFDKAGYIKDDDAKNWNVNELLDSLREGTEQSNEERKQRGFPELIMDGWVEAPKYDSNTQRLVWSVAVKHKGESATENPTVNYNTYALGRDGYITLDLITQKSMVPKDKTAVLTLLDKLDYVEGKRYADFNSSTDKVAEYGLAALVAGVAAKKLGLFAVIAAFLAKFAKVGVLAAAALGGGLWKRLRAKKANQQQP
- a CDS encoding RDD family protein, translating into MTTDALLDQTPNRLRRFACMMYEAVLLFGVVFLAGYLLDTLTQSKNALELRGARQAWLFVAIGAYFVLCWRRRGQTLPMKTWNIRLVDRDGNTPSTARLMLRYVLVWPLVLVGAAAVWAAASATGWPSMDMFIVAAPFTIFIWSWFDPDGQFLHDRILGTRLRNAPQRKKAR